From Desulfonatronum thiosulfatophilum:
GCAAATACGCCGCCACCCGCTTCGTTCCCACCGTGATCTGTGTTACACCGGCGCCTTCGGAGATGATCGATTCGGCGAGTTGCGGAAAAGCCAGTGGCCGCAGGATTTCTTCATCCGAAGCGCTGGAAGCCACCACCAGTCCGCGATTATCCACGATTCGCGCTTGTCCGCCGGGGCCGAGAGAAACTTCATGAATGATGTCCCAGACCCGTTCCATGGCGATCTGACCAATAAGTACATTGCGAACCGCGCCGTTATCCGCTCCGCGCACGGGAACGGCAACTGTCATCACCACCTGATAGGGATGCAGCAGGGCATGGACATTGGAAAGCAGGCTTTCTCCGCTGCGTGCCTGGCGATACCAGGATGTGGACGTCCAATTTCCGCGAAAGAAATGGTGCACCGATGCCCGGACTTCTCCGGACAGATCAAGAAGGGTCAAGTCCTTGATAATCGGATAGAAGCGATCAGTCCTGGCCAATTCCGCCGAGAGTTCGGCCATCCCGGCATCAGAAAGCAGCACCTGATTCTGGGCCAGCAGGTGAATGGCGTTGTAGGCTTCATTTACAACCCGCTGAATTTCCCGCCCCACTTCCATGCCCAGGGATTCAAGGTTTTGGTGCGTCGAGGAACGCACCGCATCGCCTACACGAACCAATGAATAGCCGCCCACCAGGCCGAGTGGCATCAGGCCGACGAACAAGAAGAGAAGCAGGAACTTAATGCGCAGACTCATGCCGATATCACATCCCCGCCAGGAGTTCCGCCCAGAGTTTCATCCGCAGCCCTACTGTCTCCGGATCTCCCAAATTTCCGAAATAGTAGCATTTATCCATAATATTCGCCGGAGGGTGAACAACGGGCGAATTGAGTACTTCCGGATCCATGAATTCCCGCGCCGCAAGATTCGGCGTGGCCGACCAGAGTTCACTGGCGATCTCGGCCATGATTTCAGGGGTATGAACAAAATCGATAAAAGCATGAGCCGCCTCGGGATTTCGACTCATGAGCGGGAGAACGAAGACGTCGACCCAGGCCGTACAGCCCTCCTCGGGGAAACCGAATTGCAGATAAGGATTCTCCTCCATGGCCCGCAACGCGTCGCTGCTGTAACTTTGCGCGGCCCAAAGATCTCCCGAACCCAGTTGGTGCATGATGGCCGTATCATGCAGATAATCGACCAGCAGAGGCTTTTGTTCCAGCAGGGCCTCCCGAATCGCCTCCATGTGCTCCATCTCGGGATTGAGCGGATAGCCGAGCATCATGCTCGCCGCGCCGATGACCTCGAAAGGATTGTTCAGCATGGCCATCTTCCCCTTGAGCCGGGAATCCCAGAGCACCCGCCATGAATCAGGCGGTTCATGATAATGACGGGTATCCACCGCCACTCCGGTATAGCCCATGAGGTACGGAACATGGTATCTTTGGTTCATGGGCTTATCCTGAACCAGGGCCTGCGGGTCGAGATGACGAAGATTGGGCAGAAGGTCCATGTCCAAGGGGCTCAACAGCCGCGCCCCGGCCATTTCCCTTGCAGTGCTGCTGCTGAGGATGATCAGATCTGCATTCAGCGAGCCGGACTGCAACGCGCCCAGCACCTCTTCTTCGTCTTCATATGTCCGCTCTTCAACCTCGATCCCCGTAGCCTGCTCGAATTTCCACAGCGTTTCCTCGCCCATGTACTCTTCCCAATTGTAAAGCACCAATCGGGGCTTTTCCACCTCAACTGTTTGCGCCACAACCCGATGGTCCCCTTGCTCTCCGCAACCCGCAAGCAACAGCAGTCCGATCCAGCAAATCGCCACGATCCCGAGAAGTTGTCGGCTCATTGCGCTCTTGTCATGCAGCGACGACACGTTTTCCATGTCCACACCCCTCATTTGCATTTCTGCAATATTATAAGACGTTACACACGTTGTGCCGCTAAAAGCTGATTTCCTGCATTGCCTTGAGGATTGATTCCCTGTTGACAGGTTTGGTCAGATAACCGCTGGCCAGACCTCGAAAAAAGGCCCGGCAGACATTTTTCTGGTCTTCCAGACTGGATATGACGAGTACCCGCGCCTCATCTCCCGGAGCGACGCCGCGTTCCTTTTCCACTTTGCGGATGCGCTGCAAGGCTTCGTGCCCATCCATGACCGGCATCATGATGTCCATCAGAATCAAGTCATAGGGCTGATCCAGATTCAGAGCCCTGATCACCGCCAGCACGGCCTTGTCGCCATTGTCCACTACATCGCAATGTCCGAAAGATTCCATGATCTTTTGCAGCTTGCTTCTGCTGACCAGTTCGTCGTCCACGACAAGACTTCTCATATGCCTTCCTTCTGAACATAATCCCAAAGCTGCTGATGTGCGTCGCGCAAGCGCTTCAGGAGAGCATGTCCTTCGCTGAGCTGTTTCTTCCGCGCGACATCCTCCAATTCTCCTGCTGCCCGAGCCAGTTCGACGGCAACCAGATTCGCCGCGCCGCCCTTGATGGAATGGGCCTGATCGACAATGGCGGGAGCGTCCTCACGGCCCAAGGCCTCGGCCATGACCTGGATTTGGCGCTGCACATTCGTCAAAAACCCATGCAGGACGTCGTGGAGGAATTGCGCGTCGTTCTCGAATTCCGAGAGGGCTTGACCATAGTTTATGGGCGGATTGAACGAGTGACCTTCATCATTCAGCAAAGGTTCGGAAACTCGTTTTTCCACATCAAGCTCAATCTCACCGCTCACATCGTAGTGCCGCATCCATCTGGCCACCATGGCCAGCAGGTCGGCTCGGCGCATGGGCTTGGTCATGTAATCGTCCATTCCCGCGGCGAGGCATTTTTCCCGATATCCACTGATGGCATGAGCCGTCATCGCAATGATGGGCACAGGCCCCTTTTTCAAGTCGTCATGGCTCTTAGTCGAAAAGCCGGGGTGAGTTGTTTCCCCGATCGCCGCCGGCCAGTGCTCGTCGCTGTCCGGGAGTCGTGAGTGCTCCGATTCCAGCTTCCTGATCCTTTGTGTTGCCTCGTATCCGTCCATCACCGGCATTTGCACGTCCATCAGGATCAGGTCATAGGCCTGACGTTGAAACGCCTCCACGGCCTGGGCCCCGTTCACCGCCTCGTCGACCTCGTATCCTGCTTTTCGCAAATAGCGCATGGCCAGCTGCCGGTTGGTCGGGTAATCCTCCACCAGCAGGATGCGCCCAGGCAGGTCCTTCTCCTGAATGCCATCCGCTTCAACTCGGCTGATTTCGCGAATCTGGCCCGAAATGTCACTGGAGTTTTCAGCCGCCGACAGCTTGCGCAACACCAGACTGAAATGGAAGGTGCTGCCCCGGCCCAATTGGCTCTCCACAGCAATGTCGCTTCCCATCAGTTCCACGAATTTTTTGCTGATGGCCAGTCCCAGCCCCGTTCCGCCGTAGTCCCGGGTGGTCGATCCGTCAACCTGGGTGAAGCTCTCGAAAACCGCACCCTGCATATGCTCCGGGATTCCGATGCCCGTATCGCGCACGGAAAAACGGATGTTCACCGAATCCGCCGACTCCTCAGCAAGATCCGCCGCAACGGTGATCTCGCCGGCATGGGTAAACTTGAGGGCATTGCCGACAAGATTCAGCAGCACCTGGCGTAGTCTCACCGGATCGCCAAGCAGACGGGACGGCAGGTTCGGAGAAATGCGCGAGGCATACCGCAACCCCTTCCGCTGCGCCTGAAAGGCCATTCCTTCCGCCAATTGGCTGAAAATCATCCGCACGTCGAATTCCACCTCGTCCAACACGAACAGACCGGCCTCGATCTTGGAAAAGTCCAGGACGTCATTGACGATGGCCAGCAATGAACCCGCCTCCCGGGAGATAATTGCAAAAGCCTCCCCGTGATTGGCCTGAAATTCGCCTTCCAATCCCAGCTCGGTCATGCCGATGATCGCATTCAACGGGGTGCGGATTTCATGGCTCATATTGGCCAGAAATTCGCTCTTGGCCCGAGTCGCCGTTTCGGCCTGGAACAGAGCAGCGTCCAGGTCGCGATTCTTCTGCGCCAGGAGCCGGGCGGAGTCCAGCAATTTCTCCTCGGCCTGCTTGCGGTCCGTGATGTTCAGGATAAACCCGTCCAGAAAAGCATTCTCGCCATCTGGATTACGGACCCTGCTCCCCTTCTCATAAACCCACCGAATCGCCCCGTTGCGGTGCACGATCCGGTATTCCACTTCCCAGGGCACGCCCTCGGCAATGGCCGCGGCAATGTGCCGGGCAACATGCTCCGCATCCTTTTCATGGATCAAGTCTCCCAAGGCGTGCACGGGGTCGCTGCCGAGAAAATTTGCCGCGGCATAGCCGGTGATGGACTCGATATGGTCGCTCAGATAATGCATGCGCCTGCGGGGTCCGACACCGCAACGATATGTGGCCCCGGGAATGTTCGTCACAAGCGACTGGAACTGATTCCTGCTTTCTTCCAGAGCCAGGTTGGCCCGACGCTTGCTCAAGGCGCCGGCAATAATCTCCGCCACCACCTGGAGCATGGTGATCTGCTCGTCCGGCCAGGCAAACGTCCGCCGAACAGCATCAAACCCCATGAATCCAATCACGGCCCGCTGTTCGTCCAGCATGGGCAGGCAGATCAGGGATTGAACGCCCTGCTCCGACAACAGGCGCATTTCCAGATCGGCTTCCGGCGGCATATGGGATATGTCCGGAATGTGCAGAGGCTTGCGCTGCTCCAGTTGCTTCCGCCACCAGGCAAACTCCGCCAATTGAATGTTCCGCAGTTGATCCTTGACCGAAACAACTCCCTGCGCGCACCATTCATGGGTATTATGCAACAGGGCCAGATCGCTGGAACAACTGAACAGATAACTGCGATCCACCGCGAAAAATTCCCCTAAACGATGCAGGGAACTCTCCAGTACGTCATCGAAGCAATCCTCGCCGGCTCCCACAAAGTCGGCCGAGATCTGCGCCACGAGCTGCTGAAAGGCAAGCTGGCGACGCTGTTGAGCGCGGATGCGATATTCCTCGGTGACATCCCGGAAAACCAGAACAACGCCGATGATGCTTCCATCCGGTGCGAAAATAGGCGCGGCGCTGTCCGCAATCTGACATTCGTTTTCGTTGCGGTCGATCAACGAAGTATCGCCGGCCAGTTCGGCCTTCATCCCCCGAGACAGCACAAGATCCACTGGGTTTTGCGACGGCTGCCGGCTGACGGCGTGAACAATCCGGAAGATCTCGGACAGTGGGCGGCCCGAAGCCTCCGCCAGAGACCACCCGGTCAGATCCGCCGCCACGGGATTCATGTCCGTGATCCGTCCTTGCGCATCCGTACAGATCACTCCGTCGCCAATGGAGTGTAACGTGGCCTTGAGCAGTTCCTTGTGTTCGAGCAAGGCGGCGGTGCGTTGATCCACCAGGTGCTCCAGTTGCTCCCGACGGCTGGCCAGAACCCCGACCACCAGAGCCACGGCCGCGGTGACGACCAGGCCGGAGAAAAAGGCCATCCAGCCGGCGACAACGGGGTTGAGGGCGGCAAAAGCCGGAGTCGGTCGGATCACCAGGGCATAGGCTCGGCCGAAGGCAAAGAGGGGGCTGGTGATCATCAGTCCCGAATTTTTATGGAAATCGTCTGTCACGTCGGCGGCGGAGGACGCCAGCAGTTCCGGTGGCGTTTCGGCATGGAGCTGGTACAGATGGATCATGGTCAAGGCAGCCTCCCCGACACCGAAATCCGCATCCAGAATATTGCGGATCAACACCTCCGGCAGCAGGACCGCTGCGGCCACTCCATGATCCAGTGCGGGATCGACGAGTGGATCACCGAGCCGCAAGCCCGGCAGCGGCTGAAAAACAACAACGGCTTTGGAATCTTCGTCATCAGGGCTCAGAGCCAAGGCCAGGGAGTCACCGGCCGTGATCAGCCCACTGCCCAAGGCTTCTTGGATGGCTGATTCCAGTTCAGGTCTCGAGCCGAGATCAAAACCCGACAAATCCTGGTTTGCCCTCACTGGAGCCGAAAAAACCATGGGAAAATGCATGTCCCGCATCATGGCGGGTATCCGCTGTCCCGCGTCGTCATATTCCCAGATTGAAAAATCGGGATCTCCGACCTGGCTGATGTGTCGCTCGAAATCCGTCCGGCCTTCGGAAGGAACACCGGGTATCCACTGCCAGGCCTGCACGGCAAGATTCCTGGTCAGATACCGCGTGTGATTCAGATAGTCTGCTTGCGTTGGGGTAGGATTGCCCTGGAGGTAGGCGACAAGTCCCGCGAGTTCGGCATCCGAAATATCGCGCAGTTTTTCCAAGATGTGCATTGTCTTGGCATTGGCCAGAATGGCAAATGTCTTGAATCTGTTGCGCGTCTCGACCGAATGCAGCGTCCAGGCCACGGCCAGCGACAGGATTACACCAACGATCATGATCAAGACCGCTTCGAAGAAACGGGACGGCGCACGGTTCCCGTTTCGGCGCGCAATCCGGTTCTTGACCACCAGGACCCGACCGACAATCAAAACGGCAAGCAGGACCAGCGTGAAGAGCGAAGGGATCAGTCCGGCCCGCCATGTTTCCCGGGACCAGTCTCCGGCTTCGACATCAATGCCCACGACCCCGAGCAATCTATCCGTTTCAGGATCCAGCAGCGGAACCAGCGCACTGACCCAGACGCCCCAGCGATCCACGTCCGGGCCTTCCACGACGGCTTGTCGCGCGTCGAAAACCTGGTGCATCAACGGCGTTGCTTCTTCATAGATCTGACCGGGGGGTGACGGCAAATCGTCATCGTCCGGCTCGGAATCCAGAAAGAAAAAAACGTCCCTCTCATCTGTCCGGCCGATGAGATAGAGCCATTCCCACCGTACATCGACCTGCTTGGCCAGATACATCTGCTGCTTGAGTCGGTCATATTCCGGCGTGGCCAGGTCTGCTTCCGTTCCGCTGAGCACACGTATCCGTTCCGGGTTCATCGTCTGGGCCACCAACCGGGTTTTGCGCAGCAACTCTTCACGCATCAGCCTGTCGGCTTGCTGGATGGAAGACCAGGTGAACAGCATTCCCACCAGCAAGACCACCAGCAGCACACTGACGGGATAAGGACTTGCCCAGCCCTTTCCCGACTCCCAAAAATAATCTTTCCAGAAGCGCATGGGTCTGTTCAGCAAGTTCTAAGACAGGAACTGATCCGGCTTGATTGATTTCGCGGCATGGTTTGTCCGGCTGAGCCAGGATTCATCATCCCGCGCCGGCTTCCATGCATGTCAAAGATGCATGGAAGCTGGCGCGGGATGGCATTTACAGCATTGGAAGAAATTCGGATCGGAATTTCGGCAAGTCTGAGCGGTAAGTCGCAAGACGAAGGAAGAAGGTGATTCCTTTCGATGCGAGGCTGAAAAATCAAGGCAAGCCGGACCTCAACTGAGTAGTTACAGATCTTTTAAGACTGCCTCTGCTGTTTCTCGGACAGAACGGCCCGCATGACTTCTTCGAGCTTTGCGGTTTCCACGGGTTTGGTCACAAAGGCGTTCATCCCCGCGGCCAGGCATCGCTGGCGATCCGTGGGCATGACCATGGCTGTCAGGGCGACAATGGGAATATTGGAATCAACTCCGGCAACGCCGCTGGAACGAATGATCCTGGTCGCCACCAGGCCGTCCATCACCGGCATGGTGATATCCATCAAAATCAAGTCGTACTTCCCTTCCGCCAGGGCATCCAAAGCCTGCTGTCCGTTGCTCACGGCGGTAACCTGGTGCCCATGCTTGGACAACAACTGCAAGGTCATGAATTGATTGACCGGTTCGTCTTCGACCAGCAGAACCGTGAACGGCCCCTGCAACTCGCTCTCTGAAGGGGCAACTGCCGTACTCTTGGACATCGGCAGGGAGACATAAAAGGAGCTGCCCAGATACAGTTCGCTGTCCACCCAGATCCTGCCTTGCATTTTATCGACAAGCTTTTTCGCCAGGGTCAAGCCCATGCCGATTCCGCCGAACCGCTCCGAGTGCGGACCGGTGACGAACTTGTTGAAAATAGCCTCCTGGCTTTCCTTGGGCACTCCAATGCCCGTATCCGTGACTCCGATGCACAGGGCGGTCTCCCCTGCTTCATTTCTGGTCATGGAGAATTGGATGAGAATTTCTCCGTAATCCGTGAACTTGACGGCATTGTCGGCCAGGGCAAGCGAGATCTGGGCGATAGAAGCCGGAACGCCGTGCATCGTTCCCGAAGCAACAGGATCGATGTGGATGAAAAAATTGAGCCCCTTTTCCCGGGCCTGCGTTTCCAAAAGCCGCAAACGGGGAACAATGTCTTCAAGCAGCGTAAAATCCATGCTTTCCTGCTGTTGGAGCGGCCCCATGGGCATCTGGGAAAAGTCCAGGATCTCATAGACCAGTCTAAGCAGTTGGGACGTGGATTGATTGATCATGGACAGGTAGTTGGCCTGGGTGGGATTCAGGCCGGTGCCCTGCAGCAGTTCCGTCAGTCCCATGATCGCATTGAGCGGGGTGCGCAGTTCATGGCTGATCCGGCTCACGAAGACATCCCGGTGTTTTGATTTCTCCAACGCCTCCTGGCGGGCCTGTTCCAGCTCCTGCTCCAACTTTGCCATTTTGGCCCAGAGATTTTCGGTGTTCATAAGCCTGCACCTGAACATGACGCACTGTCGGCAATCGTCATGGTTGTATAGGTGATATGAGAATCACGGCCTCAATTCGCCGCATACATTTCCGATTTCAGGGCATGACGCATTACCGCCCGAACCATGGCCTGCACGTCGAGGATCAAGGCCATGCTGCCGTCGCCGTTGATTGTCGCTCCTGATATGCCCTCCAGCTCTCGGTAAACCCGTCCCAAACTCTTGATCACGGTCTGATGCTGTCCGATGACCTTGTCCACGACCAGCCCGATCCGCTGCTCCAGGACGTTGACGATCACGATCTGCTCGATGGTCGGCAACGTCCCGTTCAGGGTGAACCAGTTGCGCAAGCGAATAAACGGAACAGCCTCGCCGCGCAGGTTGATCATTTCTCCGTTCTCTCCGAAATTCGTGCGGAACCGGTCCAGCTCGACGCATTCCTCCACGGCCGACAAGGGGATGACGTACTGCTGCCGTTCCACCTCCACCTGCAAACCATCGATGATCGCCAGGGTCAGGGGCAGTTTGATCAACACCGTGGTGCCCTTGTCCGGCGTGCTTTCCAGTTTAATCACACCGCGCAAAGAGTCGATCCCGCGCTTGACCACATCCATGCCCACGCCCCGTCCGGATACGCTGCTCACCTGCTCCGCGGTGGAAAAACCCGGCAGAAAGACAAGTTGCAGTATCTCCTCCTGGGAAAGCACTGCATCCGGAGTGATCAACCCTTTCGCCACCGCCTTGGCCTGAACCCTGGCTGGATCGATTCCCGCCCCGTCGTCGAATATCCGGATCAAAACTTCGCCCCCGGAGTGTTCCGCGGACAATACGATTCGGCCTAAGCGCGGTTTTCCATTGGCCTGTCGCACATCCGGAAGCTCGATTCCGTGGTCGATACAATTGCGCATTAAATGCACCAGCGGATCATTGAGCTTCTCGATCACGTTCTTGTCCAGCTCGGTTTCCCCGCCCTGGGTGACCAGATCGATCTCTTTTCCCAAATCGCGTGATAAATCCCGGACCAGCCGCAAGAATTTGTTGAAGGTGCTGCCGATGGGCAGCATTCGAATACCCAGGGTATTGTCGCGAAGTTCGTCGCTGAGTCGCTCCAGTTCTTCGGCCAAGCTTATCAATTCCGGATCATGATGCGAACTGACGAGCTGACTCAACCTTGCCTGGACAATCACCAGCTCCCCCACAAGATCACCGAGCTTGTCCAGCTTGGAGGCTTCCACCCGAATGCTGGTCACCGCTTCCTTCGGCTCAACCCGAGAGCTGCGTACCTCCCGTACGAGGTCCTGCTCGGTCAAGGCCGACTCCAACCCCTGAGGGCTGACCAGCCCTGCGGTCGTCAGCAATTCACCCAGCGGCCGTTGCTGCTTGAGAACCCCCTGCAGATCCTGAGCGCTCACGTCGCCGCGCTCCACAAGAATCTCTCCGAGCTTCCGACCGACGACGACGGCATCCTCCTGAGTAATGGTCTCAATCTTCTGGATAATCAGCTCGCAGTCATCCTCCACAAAGATGAAAACATCCCGAATGGCCTCCTCGCCGCGGACAGTGGCCAGAATCATGTCCCACCACGTGTAACAGACCAGGGGGTCCAGTTCTTCCAGGCCGGGAACGGCATCGGTCCGAGCCACGATCCTGCAGTTGCCCAGGTCGGAAAGCTCCTCCAGAAGCGAAAAAGGATTGGTACCGGACAAGAAGATCCGCGCATTGGGTTTGAAGCATATCCGAAAGACGGTGGTCACGTCGTCGTGTGGGGTAACCTGAACTGCTGATGCGGATTGAGCACCATCCGGGACAGGGGCGGGAGCACCGCCGCTGCCAATTTTTCGCAACTCGGTGACGATCTGTTCAGACTTGGTTCGGCTTATCGTACTGTCGCCCCCGTCCTGAAGAAGCATTTCGAGAATCAGGTCCCTGGATTGCAGCGTCAGGTCGAGAAGTTCCGAGGTGACGGGCAATTCCGCATTGCGCACCTGATCGAAAACCGTTTCCAGCTCATGGGTGAACATGGCGATGTCGTCGAACCCGAACATTGCCCCTGACCCCTTGATGGTGTGCATGGAACGGAAAACGCGATTGATCAATTCCTGGTCTTCAGGGCTGGCTTCCAGCTCAAGCAAGGATTCTTCCAGATCGCTCAACAGCTCTTGAGCCTCTTCCAGGTAGGCATTCCTGGCCTGCATCAGATGATCACCGCTCATGACATAACTCCCTGTTCACCGGGAAATACCCGTGGCTAGCGAACGACCTTCTTCACAACGGCCAGCAGTTGCTCCGGCTTGAAGGGCTTGACGATCCAACCCGTAGCCCCGGCGTCCTTGCCCACCTGCTTCTTTTCTGCCTGGGATTCCGTGGTCAGCATGACGATAGGCACGAACTTGTACGCGGGCAAAGCTCGAACCTGGCGGATCAACTCGATGCCGTCCATGTTCGGCATGTTCAAATCCGTGATGATCATGTCCACCGTTCCGGACAGCTTGCCCAGGGCATCCTTGCCGTCAACAGCCTCGATCACCTCGTATCCCGCATCCTTGAGCGTGAACCCGACCATCTGACGGACGCTGCTGGAATCGTCAACAGTCATGATGCGCTTGCTCATTCCTGAACTCCTTTACCGAAAATTCCCGAAGAATGTCTTGGGAGAAAACCCATCCTGTCCGCCTTGCTGATAATGTGCTCCGGGATTTTCACAAACTGCATCCTCCCTTCCTCCATTGTCTTGAATGCGCCGCAAATGATCTGAAAAAAGGACAGATCAACATCCTCCACCGCCTCCATGTCCACCTGCAACAAAACGGAGCCGTCCACTGCCTGCAGGAACGCCTGGTGGAGTTCCTCCGCGCTCTCGACTCCCCATCTCCCGGAAAGCTTGAACACTCGGGTGGTGGCGTCATTATTCAAAATTTCCCACTGGGCCATGTCATCTTCCCCTGTTCCGCACTGGTTCCCCTCAGAACAACTCCACATTGTCCCCGAGATCTTCCTCACGTTGCTCGGGCTTTTTCGAAGTCCGCGAATCATCATCGAACAGTTCCACGTTCGAATCGTCTCCAAAGAGTTCAACCCCGTCGTCATCGCCAAAGAGATCGACTCCACTGTCATCCTGTGCGGCATCCGCCTCATCCTGATCGAGTCCGAGGTGAACCATGCGCTCAGCTTCCATGGTGTACCGGGAAAGCAGCACCTTCAATCGTTCCGGACGATCAGCCGGGTCGCAGTCGCGGGAGGAATGTTCCAGGGCCTGGTTGGCAAGCTCCATGAACGCGTCTCCGGCCTGCCGCAGTTCCGCGAGCATCGGATGGTGAAAGGTGATCGCCTCGATCTGGTCAAGAAGGTCCCGCTTCAATTCCGCGCCCATGGCGCGCACTTCGCTGAACGTCTGGACAGTTTGTTGATTCAAGGTCCGCAGACTGCTGATCATTTCCTCCAGCCGTCCCACCTGTTGCCCCAGCTTCTGCGTATTCACGGAAATATCGGCCAGCTTCAGCAATTCATGGGCATGCTCCGATATATCGCGCAACTCATCCGCGACCACGTCCGTCAGGGTCCGGGCATCCATGGACAGACGCTGGATGGCTCCGGCCAGCACTCCCAGGGCCAGACCTTCCTCGCCGGTATGGGCCGCCTGGACGCTGGCATTGAGGGCGATGAGTTCGATCTCCGCGCCGACCTCCTCGATATTGGCAACATAGGCGGCCATTTGGGATACCATGTCGCCCACCGTGCGCATGATGTCCGCCAGCTCCTCGCTTTTGGCGGAATACCCCTGCATGAAGTCGATCAGCAGATGCACGTTGGCCTCGATCTGGTCCAGGGCGTTATGGCTGGAATTGTCCTCGGCCCCGAGTATGGCCCGCAGATCCCTGTCCATGGCCGCCACCGTGTCCGTTATGCTGGACAAGTTACCGGTCAGGGTCTCAATGGCTTGCTCAAAGGCGACGCCGCATTGTCGCAACTGGGAGACCTGCAGGGAGCAGACATCGGCGATCCAGCAGGCCAGGTCCTGCATTTTTGTCTCGGCGTCCTCGCCTTCTCCGTCCACGCCCACAAGCAGCATCTGGGTCATGTCCTCAACGGCCTCGCAAACATGTTCCACCTGCTGCCGTGCAATGTCGTGGAACTGCAGTGAGGAGACGATGGATCCCACATGACTGCTGATCTCGCTCGTACGGCTGGAGAGAGTTTGCGATGCAGCGCCGGACTGATCCGTCAACCGGACCAGGGTTTCCAGATTTTTGTGTCCGCTGCTCAGGGCTTCCTCGGTGACGGAGCGCTGTTCCCGGACCAGGGCTCCGGTCCGGTGGAGCGCGGATGTGACGTGTTCGTGCAAGATTTTGGTATCGTTAACGATCTTGTTCCAGTGATCGATGATGTTCTGGCCAAGACTGTCCACCTGGCCGGCCAGATTCATGAACCCCCTGCCCTTCTCCCCCAGTCGGGCGCTTTCGATCCGGGTCGTCACGCCGAGCATCTGCAAGGTGCGTACGATCTTGCGGAAACTGCCCGTCCGCGTTTCCAGGGAGCTGATCAACCGCACGACCTTTTCCAGCCGACGCAGATCCGTCTCCCGGCTCGTAAAGCCGCATACCTCATTGATCTGATTGAGCTCGTAACCCAGTGTCTCTACGATCTGGGAAATCTCTTCCCCGCCGGTCAGGGTGGTCAGGTCGGCGGCCTCCCTGGCCATTTTCCTGGACTTGGAAGTATACGCCTGGATGTTCGCGCCCAGAGCAAGAAAATCCTCCTCCCTGGCGGGAATGACCTGGGACAGTTCCTGGTCAAGCCGCTCCAGAACGCTTCCCCATTGCCGGATCGAGATCAAAAACCGATCCGGATCAACGGTAGTATGAGTCATGCTTTCAACCATGATCAACTCTTGAAAAAACGAATTTCCGCTCTGGCCGTGGTATCATCAAGAGGCTTGACCGCTATGTCCGCCCTTTCCT
This genomic window contains:
- a CDS encoding methyl-accepting chemotaxis protein encodes the protein MTHTTVDPDRFLISIRQWGSVLERLDQELSQVIPAREEDFLALGANIQAYTSKSRKMAREAADLTTLTGGEEISQIVETLGYELNQINEVCGFTSRETDLRRLEKVVRLISSLETRTGSFRKIVRTLQMLGVTTRIESARLGEKGRGFMNLAGQVDSLGQNIIDHWNKIVNDTKILHEHVTSALHRTGALVREQRSVTEEALSSGHKNLETLVRLTDQSGAASQTLSSRTSEISSHVGSIVSSLQFHDIARQQVEHVCEAVEDMTQMLLVGVDGEGEDAETKMQDLACWIADVCSLQVSQLRQCGVAFEQAIETLTGNLSSITDTVAAMDRDLRAILGAEDNSSHNALDQIEANVHLLIDFMQGYSAKSEELADIMRTVGDMVSQMAAYVANIEEVGAEIELIALNASVQAAHTGEEGLALGVLAGAIQRLSMDARTLTDVVADELRDISEHAHELLKLADISVNTQKLGQQVGRLEEMISSLRTLNQQTVQTFSEVRAMGAELKRDLLDQIEAITFHHPMLAELRQAGDAFMELANQALEHSSRDCDPADRPERLKVLLSRYTMEAERMVHLGLDQDEADAAQDDSGVDLFGDDDGVELFGDDSNVELFDDDSRTSKKPEQREEDLGDNVELF
- a CDS encoding chemotaxis protein CheA → MSGDHLMQARNAYLEEAQELLSDLEESLLELEASPEDQELINRVFRSMHTIKGSGAMFGFDDIAMFTHELETVFDQVRNAELPVTSELLDLTLQSRDLILEMLLQDGGDSTISRTKSEQIVTELRKIGSGGAPAPVPDGAQSASAVQVTPHDDVTTVFRICFKPNARIFLSGTNPFSLLEELSDLGNCRIVARTDAVPGLEELDPLVCYTWWDMILATVRGEEAIRDVFIFVEDDCELIIQKIETITQEDAVVVGRKLGEILVERGDVSAQDLQGVLKQQRPLGELLTTAGLVSPQGLESALTEQDLVREVRSSRVEPKEAVTSIRVEASKLDKLGDLVGELVIVQARLSQLVSSHHDPELISLAEELERLSDELRDNTLGIRMLPIGSTFNKFLRLVRDLSRDLGKEIDLVTQGGETELDKNVIEKLNDPLVHLMRNCIDHGIELPDVRQANGKPRLGRIVLSAEHSGGEVLIRIFDDGAGIDPARVQAKAVAKGLITPDAVLSQEEILQLVFLPGFSTAEQVSSVSGRGVGMDVVKRGIDSLRGVIKLESTPDKGTTVLIKLPLTLAIIDGLQVEVERQQYVIPLSAVEECVELDRFRTNFGENGEMINLRGEAVPFIRLRNWFTLNGTLPTIEQIVIVNVLEQRIGLVVDKVIGQHQTVIKSLGRVYRELEGISGATINGDGSMALILDVQAMVRAVMRHALKSEMYAAN
- a CDS encoding response regulator, with the protein product MSKRIMTVDDSSSVRQMVGFTLKDAGYEVIEAVDGKDALGKLSGTVDMIITDLNMPNMDGIELIRQVRALPAYKFVPIVMLTTESQAEKKQVGKDAGATGWIVKPFKPEQLLAVVKKVVR
- a CDS encoding response regulator; this translates as MNTENLWAKMAKLEQELEQARQEALEKSKHRDVFVSRISHELRTPLNAIMGLTELLQGTGLNPTQANYLSMINQSTSQLLRLVYEILDFSQMPMGPLQQQESMDFTLLEDIVPRLRLLETQAREKGLNFFIHIDPVASGTMHGVPASIAQISLALADNAVKFTDYGEILIQFSMTRNEAGETALCIGVTDTGIGVPKESQEAIFNKFVTGPHSERFGGIGMGLTLAKKLVDKMQGRIWVDSELYLGSSFYVSLPMSKSTAVAPSESELQGPFTVLLVEDEPVNQFMTLQLLSKHGHQVTAVSNGQQALDALAEGKYDLILMDITMPVMDGLVATRIIRSSGVAGVDSNIPIVALTAMVMPTDRQRCLAAGMNAFVTKPVETAKLEEVMRAVLSEKQQRQS
- a CDS encoding STAS domain-containing protein, whose translation is MAQWEILNNDATTRVFKLSGRWGVESAEELHQAFLQAVDGSVLLQVDMEAVEDVDLSFFQIICGAFKTMEEGRMQFVKIPEHIISKADRMGFLPRHSSGIFGKGVQE